The following is a genomic window from Verrucomicrobiia bacterium.
CATCTGCTGGAGCGGCACCGGAATGACCATCGCCGCCAACAAGGTGCGCGGCGTCCGCGCCGCCTTGTGCACCAATGCCGACATGGCCAAACTCGCTCGGGAGCACAATGACGCCAATGTTTTGACTTTGGGAAGCCGATATATTACTCCGGACATTGCCGAATTGATTGTGCAAACATGGCTTTTGACCGATTTTGCGGGCGGCCGCCACGAACGCCGCGTGGAAAAAATCAAACAAATCGAAGAAAAAGGCGGATGTTAGCAGGGATATATTGCACGGGTTCTGTTTTTTGTGTCCCCCTTACCAAGGGGGACGAGGCCGCAAGGCCGGAGGGGGTGTTTCGTAGGGGCACGGCGTGCCGTGCCCACCGGACGGATTGCCGTAGGGGCGACCGGCGGTCGCCCGTCAAGGATTTGTAAGGGCGAGGCATGCCTCGCCCCTGCAAAAGGACGAAACAAAAAATGGATGACCAAAGAGGAAATGGAAGACGC
Proteins encoded in this region:
- the rpiB gene encoding ribose 5-phosphate isomerase B, whose translation is MKPRKIAIGADHKGFKLKEEIKKKLTAEGHSVTDLGGFSEDSVDYPEFACKVGKTVSEGKADFGIAICWSGTGMTIAANKVRGVRAALCTNADMAKLAREHNDANVLTLGSRYITPDIAELIVQTWLLTDFAGGRHERRVEKIKQIEEKGGC